From Eptesicus fuscus isolate TK198812 chromosome 13, DD_ASM_mEF_20220401, whole genome shotgun sequence, the proteins below share one genomic window:
- the LOC129151086 gene encoding transcription factor BTF3, with translation MKETIMNQEKLAKLQAQVRIGGKGTARRKKKVVHRTATADDKKLQFSLKKLGVNNISGIEEVNMFTNQGTVIHFNNPKVQASLAANTFTITGHAETKQLTEMLPSILNQLGADSLTSLRRLAEALPKQSVDGKAPLATGEDDDDEVPDLVENFDEASKNEAN, from the coding sequence ATGAAAGAAACTATTATGAACCAAGAGAAACTCGCCAAACTGCAGGCACAAGTGCGCATTGGTGGGAAAGGAACTGCTCGTAGAAAGAAGAAGGTGGTTCACAGAACAGCTACAGCAGATGATAAAAAACTTCAGTTCTCCTTAAAGAAGTTAGGGGTAAACAATATCTCTGGTATTGAAGAGGTAAATATGTTTACAAACCAAGGAACAGTGATCCACTTTAACAACCCTAAAGTTCAGGCATCTCTGGCAGCGAACACTTTCACCATTACCGGCCATGCTGAGACAAAGCAGCTGACAGAAATGCTACCCAGCATCTTAAACCAGCTTGGTGCAGACAGTCTGACTAGTTTAAGGAGACTGGCTGAAGCTCTGCCCAAACAATCTGTGGATGGAAAAGCGCCACTTGCTACTggagaggatgatgatgatgaagttcCAGATCTTGTGGAGAATTTTGATGAGGCTTCCAAGAATGAAGCAAACTGA